One genomic region from Rosa rugosa chromosome 1, drRosRugo1.1, whole genome shotgun sequence encodes:
- the LOC133726702 gene encoding glyceraldehyde-3-phosphate dehydrogenase, cytosolic-like isoform X2 yields the protein MAKIKIAINGFGRIGRLVTRVALQRDDIEIVGINDPNIDAKYMIYMFKYDSVHGRWKHQHELSLKDEKTILFGDHPVRIFDGRDPAYIPWQEVDAEFVVEASGNMTDHARAALHMQYGARKVVITAPSSDAPMFVVGVNEKEYTPDLKVVSNASCAINCLAPLAKVIHEKFGIVEGLMTTVHSITAFQKAVDAPCQKDWRVGRAAGRNIIPSSNTARNDVKLALSGVGKVLPALEGKLTGMAFCIPTVDVSVVDLTVRLEKQATYDEIKNAIKTESEGSLKGILGYTDDDVVSTDFLGDNRSSIFDAKAGIALNDNFVKLVSWYDNEWAYSSRVIDLICHMASVSQDESSEAANS from the exons ATGGCCAAGATCAAGATTGCCATAAATG GATTTGGAAGAATCGGCCGCTTGGTGACAAGGGTTGCTCTACAAAGAGATGATATCGAAATAGTTGGTATAAATGATCCAAACATCGATGCCAAGTATATG ATCTACATGTTTAAGTACGATAGTGTTCACGGTAGGTGGAAGCACCAACATGAACTTTCGCTTAAGGACGAGAAGACCATTCTCTTTGGTGACCACCCAGTTAGAATTTTTGATGGCAG GGATCCCGCGTACATCCCATGGCAAGAGGTCGATGCTGAATTTGTGGTTGAGGCCTCTGGAAATATGACGGATCACGCCAGAGCTGCTCTCCATATGCAG TATGGTGCAAGGAAGGTTGTAATTACAGCTCCTAGTAGCGATGCTCCTATGTTCGTTGTAGGCGTAAATGAGAAGGAGTACACTCCGGATCTTAAAGTTGTTTCTAATGCAAGCTGTGCTATCAACTGTCTTGCTCCATTGGCAAAG GTTATCCATGAGAAATTTGGTATTGTGGAGGGTCTAATGACTACGGTCCACTCTATTACTG CTTTTCAAAAAGCCGTTGATGCACCATGTCAGAAAGACTGGAGAGTCGGTAGAGCTGCTGGGCGCAACATCATTCCTAGCTCCAATACTGCTAGGAATGATGTCAAGCTAGCCCTTTCT GGTGTTGGTAAAGTGCTGCCGGCACTGGAAGGGAAGCTAACAGGAATGGCCTTCTGCATTCCCACTGTTGATGTTTCTGTGGTTGACCTCACTGTGAGACTTGAGAAGCAGGCTACTTATGATGAGATAAAAAATGCTATCAA GACAGAATCTGAGGGTAGCCTGAAAGGAATCCTTGGATACACTGATGATGATGTGGTTTCCACCGACTTTTTAGGTGACAATAG GTCGAGCATTTTCGATGCCAAGGCTGGAATTGCTTTGAATGACAACTTTGTGAAGCTTGTCTCTTGGTATGATAACGAATGGGCTTATAG CTCACGAGTTATCGACTTGATCTGTCACATGGCCTCTGTTAGCCAAGATGAAAGTTCAGAGGCAGCTAATTCTTGA
- the LOC133726707 gene encoding lysine histidine transporter 1-like, whose amino-acid sequence MRTQTYDQTEMDEKLAKEKAINEWLPITSSRNAKWWYSAFHNVTAMVGAGVLGLPYAMAELGWGPGIVILVLSWVITLYTLWQMVEMHEMVPGKRFDRYHELGQHAFGEKLGLYIVVPQQLIVEVGVCVVYMVTGGTSLKKVHDTVCSDCKKIKLTYFIMIFASVHFVLSHLPNFHSISGVSLAAAVMSLSYSTIAWTAALDKGVVENVDYSYKAKTTTGKFFNFLAALGEVAFAYAGHNVVLEIQATIPSTPEKPSKVPMWKGVIFAYIIVALCYFPVSLVGYYIYGNSLEDNILVTLERPKWLIAMANMFVVIHVIGSYQVYAMPVFDMMETLLVKKLNFRPTFMLRFITRTSYVAITMFLGITFPFFSGLLGFFGGFAFAPTTYFLPCIMWLAIYKPKKFGLSWWCNYICIFFGVLLMVLSPIGGLRSIIVKAKTYEFFS is encoded by the exons ATGAGAACTCAAACTTACGACCAGACAGAG ATGGACGAAAAATTAGCCAAGGAAAAGGCAATTAATGAGTGGCTTCCAATTACTTCTTCAAGGAATGCAAAATGGTGGTATTCGGCTTTTCACAATGTTACGGCCATGGTTGGAGCTGGTGTTCTCGGTCTCCCTTATGCCATGGCGGAGCTTGGATG GGGTCCTGGTATAGTTATTTTGGTCCTTTCATGGGTCATCACATTGTACACACTATGGCAAATGGTTGAGATGCATGAGATGGTTCCAGGGAAACGTTTTGATCGTTACCACGAATTGGGTCAGCATGCATTTGGTGAAAAGCTTGGTCTTTACATTGTGGTGCCTCAGCAACTCATTGTTGAAGTTGGTGTTTGCGTTGTGTACATGGTCACCGGAGGAACATCGCTGAAGAAGGTCCATGACACTGTGTGCTCAGACTGCAAAAAGATCAAATTGACTTACTTCATCATGATCTTTGCCTCTGTTCACTTTGTGCTTTCCCACCTTCCCAACTTCCACTCTATCTCCGGCGTGTCTTTGGCTGCAGCTGTCATGTCCTTGAG TTACTCTACCATAGCATGGACTGCTGCGCTAGACAAGGGTGTGGTAGAAAATGTCGATTATAGTTACAAAGCCAAGACTACTACAGGAAAATTTTTCAACTTCTTAGCTGCATTGGGTGAAGTGGCTTTTGCGTATGCTGGCCATAATGTAGTCCTCGAAATCCAAGCAACAATTCCTTCTACACCTGAGAAGCCTTCCAAGGTACCCATGTGGAAAGGAGTCATTTTTGCCTATATAATTGTGGCTTTGTGCTACTTCCCAGTTTCTCTGGTGGGATATTACATATATGGCAATTCACTTGAAGACAACATCCTCGTCACATTGGAAAGACCCAAATGGCTAATTGCAATGGCCAACATGTTTGTTGTCATCCATGTTATTGGAAGCTATCAG GTTTATGCAATGCCAGTGTTTGACATGATGGAAACTCTACTGGTAAAGAAGTTGAATTTCAGGCCAACTTTTATGCTTCGCTTCATTACACGAACTTCATATGTTG CAATTACCATGTTTCTCGGAATTACATTCCCTTTCTTCAGTGGTCTCCTTGGATTTTTCGGAGGATTTGCTTTTGCCCCAACAACATATTTT CTCCCTTGCATAATGTGGCTTGCCATCTACAAACCAAAGAAATTCGGCTTATCTTGGTGGTGCAACTAT ATCTGCATCTTCTTTGGTGTTCTTTTGATGGTTCtatcaccaattggagggctgAGATCAATCATAGTTAAAGCCAAGACCTACGAATTCTTCTCGTAA
- the LOC133726704 gene encoding prohibitin-3, mitochondrial: MGSNQAAVSFLTNLARAAFGLGAGATIVNSALYTVDGGQRAVLFDRFRGVIDETVGEGTHFLIPWLQKPYIFDIRTRPHTFSSISGTKDLQMVNLTLRVLSRPEVSRLPQIFKTLGLEYDEKVLPSIGNEVLKAVVAQFNADQLLTERPHVSALVRESLIRRAKDFNIELDDVAITHLSYGAEFSRAVEQKQVAQQEAERSKFVVAKAEQERRAAIIRAQGESESAKLISEATAAAGSDLIELRRIEASREIAATLAKSPNVNYLPKGNQVLFGLGGGR, from the coding sequence ATGGGAAGCAACCAAGCCGCCGTGTCCTTCCTCACCAACCTCGCACGCGCCGCCTTCGGCCTCGGCGCCGGCGCCACAATCGTCAACTCCGCCCTCTACACCGTCGACGGCGGCCAGCGCGCCGTCCTCTTCGACCGTTTCCGCGGCGTCATCGACGAAACCGTCGGCGAAGGCACCCACTTCCTGATCCCATGGCTCCAGAAGCCCTACATCTTCGACATCAGGACCCGCCCCCACACCTTCTCCTCCATCTCCGGCACCAAGGATCTACAGATGGTCAACCTCACTCTTAGGGTTCTCTCCCGCCCCGAGGTCAGTCGCCTCCCTCAGATCTTCAAAACCCTGGGGCTCGAGTACGACGAGAAGGTCCTCCCCTCGATCGGGAACGAGGTTCTCAAGGCGGTGGTGGCGCAGTTCAACGCCGATCAGCTCCTGACGGAGCGGCCGCACGTGTCGGCGCTGGTGCGGGAGAGCTTGATCCGCAGGGCTAAGGATTTCAACATTGAGCTGGACGACGTGGCCATCACGCACTTGTCGTACGGGGCGGAGTTCTCACGCGCCGTCGAGCAGAAGCAGGTGGCGCAGCAGGAGGCGGAGCGCTCCAAGTTTGTTGTGGCGAAGGCGGAGCAGGAGAGGAGGGCTGCTATTATCAGGGCTCAGGGTGAGAGTGAATCTGCTAAGCTGATTTCTGAGGCGACTGCCGCTGCCGGAAGTGACTTGATTGAACTTAGGAGGATAGAGGCCAGTAGAGAGATTGCCGCCACGCTCGCCAAGTCGCCGAATGTCAACTACCTGCCTAAGGGGAACCAGGTCCTCTTCGGCCTCGGTGGTGGTCGTTGA
- the LOC133726705 gene encoding uncharacterized protein LOC133726705, producing MPPTYFPLRWESTGDQWWYASPIDYAAANGQYDLVRELIRIDSNHLIKLTSLRRIRRLETVWDDEEQFHGVAKCRAHVARKLFHECESKQGKNSLIRAGYGGWLIYTASSAGQLGFVQELLERNPLLVFGEGEFGVTDILYAAARSKNAEVFRLLFDFAVSPRFSGRGGELEEHIGEIPCVYKREMVNRAVHAAVRGGNLLVLKELLSDCNDVLAYRDVQGSTILHAAAGKGRVEVVKYLIAAYDIINSKDHQGNTALHVAASRGQLAAVESLLSASPSSMISTKNNSGETFLHKVISGFQTPAFRRLDRQIHLLKNLVCGRVFDIEEVINAKNNEGRTALHTAIIGNVHSDLVQLLMMSRSIDVNVRDVDGMTALDYLRQWPRSASSDILIRQLISAGGIFGCQDYYSARKAIASHLKMQGDGGSPGTSFKISDTEIFLYTGVENVPVASAGHQHKVSIGSNSSSPELNPRNTTDENQSSISTKKPSGSVNHAAQRLKRAIGWPRIKEKKPERFKKSVDFGSTTSDEAPTPLRQRFSKASSSLPNNKRTLAVRSNQSSPTAKKKFASGLRHGVMQAIPHITVPGRSRSSSFSKSSSLSSPSSLDKQKGVCIDTDATGPSWSNQVDDDDTPNLGKQGSLNRRLRRHYFCFGASGLSVKHPVSRQHQNQSFKPPPVISVA from the exons ATGCCTCCTACATATTTTCCTCTCCGGTGGGAAAGCACCGGAGACCAATGGTGGTATGCTTCTCCGATTGACTATGCAGCCGCCAATGGACAGTATGACTTGGTCCGAGAGCTCATCCGCATTGACAGCAACCACCTCATCAAGCTCACATCTCTACGTAGAATTCGCCGCCTTGAGACTGTTTGGGATGATGAAGAGCAGTTCCATGGCGTAGCCAAGTGTCGTGCACATGTTGCGCGAAAGCTTTTCCATGAATGTGAGTCTAAACAGGGAAAGAACTCCCTCATTCGAGCTGGTTATGGTGGATGGCTCATTTACACAGCTTCGTCAGCTGGACAGCTTGGTTTTGTCCAAGAGTTGCTTGAGAGAAACCCTCTTCTTGTTTTCGGGGAAGGAGAGTTTGGCGTTACTGATATACTGTACGCTGCTGCTAGGAGCAAGAATGCTGAGGTTTTCAGGCTGCTGTTTGACTTTGCAGTTTCTCCACGATTTTCGGGCAGAGGTGGGGAATTGGAGGAACACATTGGGGAGATTCCTTGTGTTTATAAGAGGGAGATGGTTAACAGGGCGGTTCATGCTGCTGTCAGAGGAGGAAACTTGTTGGTTTTGAAGGAGCTTCTTTCGGATTGCAATGATGTTTTGGCTTATAGGGATGTTCAGGGATCCACTATTCTACATGCAGCAGCTGGAAAAGGACGGGTAGAG GTAGTGAAGTACCTTATAGCCGCATATGATATCATAAACTCCAAAGACCATCAGGGAAACACAGCATTGCATGTTGCAGCTTCTAGGGGCCAATTAGCTGCAGTGGAATCTCTTCTATCTGCATCTCCTTCATCAATGATTTCTACAAAAAACAACTCTGGAGAAACATTTCTCCATAAGGTTATATCTGGCTTCCAAACTCCTGCCTTCCGTAGATTGGACCGACAGATTCATCTCCTGAAGAACTTGGTCTGTGGGAGAGTCTTTGACATTGAAGAAGTCATCAATGCCAAAAACAATGAAGGCCGGACTGCCCTTCACACAGCAATCATTGGCAATGTTCACTCTGACTTGGTGCAACTTCTGATGATGTCTCGATCAATTGATGTCAATGTCCGGGATGTAGATGGCATGACTGCACTTGATTACCTCAGGCAATGGCCTCGTTCTGCATCCTCGGATATACTAATTAGGCAGTTGATTTCGGCTGGGGGGATCTTTGGTTGTCAGGACTATTACAGTGCAAGAAAAGCCATTGCTTCACACTTAAAGATGCAAGGCGATGGAGGCAGTCCTGGAACATCGTTTAAAATCTCCGATACTGAAATCTTTTTGTATACAGGAGTTGAAAATGTACCAGTTGCTAGTGCTGGTCACCAGCACAAGGTTAGTATAGGAAGCAATTCATCTTCACCGGAACTAAATCCACGCAACACAACTGATGAGAACCAGAGCTCAATTAGTACTAAAAAGCCTTCAGGTTCTGTAAACCATGCAGCACAACGACTGAAACGTGCAATAGGGTGGCCCCGGATCAAAGAGAAGAAGCCTGAAAGATTCAAGAAATCAGTAGATTTTGGCAGCACTACTTCAGATGAGGCTCCCACACCACTTCGCCAGAGATTCTCAAAGGCCTCCTCATCACTTCCCAATAACAAAAGAACACTCGCAGTGAGGAGTAACCAATCAAGTCCAACCGCCAAGAAGAAATTTGCTTCGGGTTTAAGGCATGGTGTAATGCAGGCAATCCCACACATAACTGTCCCAGGCCGTTCTCGCTCTAGCTCATTTTCGAAATCATCATCACTCTCTTCACCTAGTTCTCTAGATAAACAGAAAGGTGTTTGCATTGACACTGATGCCACTGGACCATCTTGGTCCAATCaagtagatgatgatgacaCCCCAAATTTGGGTAAACAAGGCAGCCTTAACAGAAGGTTGAGGAGGCATTACTTCTGTTTTGGGGCATCAGGCCTATCTGTGAAGCACCCGGTTAGCAGGCAACATCAGAACCAAAGCTTCAAGCCTCCTCCTGTTATTTCAGTGGCTTAA
- the LOC133726702 gene encoding glyceraldehyde-3-phosphate dehydrogenase, cytosolic-like isoform X1: MAKIKIAINGFGRIGRLVTRVALQRDDIEIVGINDPNIDAKYMIYMFKYDSVHGRWKHQHELSLKDEKTILFGDHPVRIFDGRDPAYIPWQEVDAEFVVEASGNMTDHARAALHMQYGARKVVITAPSSDAPMFVVGVNEKEYTPDLKVVSNASCAINCLAPLAKVIHEKFGIVEGLMTTVHSITAFQKAVDAPCQKDWRVGRAAGRNIIPSSNTARNDVKLALSGVGKVLPALEGKLTGMAFCIPTVDVSVVDLTVRLEKQATYDEIKNAINSVANCRTESEGSLKGILGYTDDDVVSTDFLGDNRSSIFDAKAGIALNDNFVKLVSWYDNEWAYSSRVIDLICHMASVSQDESSEAANS, translated from the exons ATGGCCAAGATCAAGATTGCCATAAATG GATTTGGAAGAATCGGCCGCTTGGTGACAAGGGTTGCTCTACAAAGAGATGATATCGAAATAGTTGGTATAAATGATCCAAACATCGATGCCAAGTATATG ATCTACATGTTTAAGTACGATAGTGTTCACGGTAGGTGGAAGCACCAACATGAACTTTCGCTTAAGGACGAGAAGACCATTCTCTTTGGTGACCACCCAGTTAGAATTTTTGATGGCAG GGATCCCGCGTACATCCCATGGCAAGAGGTCGATGCTGAATTTGTGGTTGAGGCCTCTGGAAATATGACGGATCACGCCAGAGCTGCTCTCCATATGCAG TATGGTGCAAGGAAGGTTGTAATTACAGCTCCTAGTAGCGATGCTCCTATGTTCGTTGTAGGCGTAAATGAGAAGGAGTACACTCCGGATCTTAAAGTTGTTTCTAATGCAAGCTGTGCTATCAACTGTCTTGCTCCATTGGCAAAG GTTATCCATGAGAAATTTGGTATTGTGGAGGGTCTAATGACTACGGTCCACTCTATTACTG CTTTTCAAAAAGCCGTTGATGCACCATGTCAGAAAGACTGGAGAGTCGGTAGAGCTGCTGGGCGCAACATCATTCCTAGCTCCAATACTGCTAGGAATGATGTCAAGCTAGCCCTTTCT GGTGTTGGTAAAGTGCTGCCGGCACTGGAAGGGAAGCTAACAGGAATGGCCTTCTGCATTCCCACTGTTGATGTTTCTGTGGTTGACCTCACTGTGAGACTTGAGAAGCAGGCTACTTATGATGAGATAAAAAATGCTATCAA TTCTGTTGCAAATTGCAGGACAGAATCTGAGGGTAGCCTGAAAGGAATCCTTGGATACACTGATGATGATGTGGTTTCCACCGACTTTTTAGGTGACAATAG GTCGAGCATTTTCGATGCCAAGGCTGGAATTGCTTTGAATGACAACTTTGTGAAGCTTGTCTCTTGGTATGATAACGAATGGGCTTATAG CTCACGAGTTATCGACTTGATCTGTCACATGGCCTCTGTTAGCCAAGATGAAAGTTCAGAGGCAGCTAATTCTTGA
- the LOC133726703 gene encoding glyceraldehyde-3-phosphate dehydrogenase 2, cytosolic-like isoform X2 gives MAKIKIGINGFGRIGRLVARVALQRDDIELVAINDPFLTADHMWKHGELKVKDESTLLFGDKPVKVFDSRSLLTLPDEIPWGDSGAEFVVESSGVYTDRERASHHLRGGAKKVIISAPSDDVPMFVVGVNEKDYTPDLNVVSNASCTTNCLAPLAKVIHDKFGIIEGLMTTVHSITATQKTVDSPLMKDWRGGRAAGHNIIPTSTGAAEGVGKVLPALNGKLTGMAFRVPTVDVSVVDLTVRLEKKATYDEIKNAIKEESEGNLKGILGYMDDDLVSTDFVDNHRSSIFDAKAGIALNDNFVKLVAWYDNEWGYSSRVIDLICHMATVT, from the exons ATGGCCAAGATCAAGATTGGCATCAATG GATTCGGAAGGATTGGCCGGTTGGTGGCCAGAGTTGCTCTGCAGAGAGATGACATCGAACTCGTTGCCATTAACGATCCTTTCTTGACTGCTGATCACATG TGGAAGCATGGCGAGCTTAAGGTTAAGGATGAAAGCACACTTCTCTTTGGCGATAAGCCTGTTAAAGTTTTTGATTCTCG TTCTCTACTTACCTTACCTGATGAAATCCCATGGGGCGATTCTGGTGCTGAATTTGTCGTTGAGTCCTCCGGAGTTTACACAGATCGGGAGAGAGCATCTCACCACCTGAGG GGTGGTGCAAAGAAAGTTATCATTTCTGCCCCAAGTGATGATGTTCCCATGTTTGTTGTGGGTGTTAATGAGAAGGACTACACTCCAGATCTTAACGTTGTTTCAAATGCAAGCTGCACTACTAACTGTCTTGCTCCACTGGCAAAG GTTATCCACGATAAATTTGGTATCATAGAGGGTCTTATGACCACTGTCCATTCTATTACtg CTACTCAAAAGACTGTTGATAGTCCACTAATGAAAGACTGGAGAGGTGGTAGAGCTGCTGGCCATAACATCATTCCCACTAGTACTGGAGCTGCTGAG GGTGTTGGTAAAGTGCTGCCGGCACTAAATGGGAAGTTGACAGGAATGGCCTTCAGGGTTCCCACTGTTGATGTTTCCGTGGTTGACCTCACAGTGAGACTTGAGAAGAAGGCTACTTATGATGAGATTAAAAATGCTATCAA GGAAGAATCTGAGGGTAACCTAAAGGGAATCCTCGGATATATGGACGATGATTTAGTGTCCACTGACTTTGTGGATAACCACAG GTCAAGCATTTTCGATGCCAAGGCTGGAATTGCTTTGAACGACAACTTTGTGAAGCTTGTCGCGTGGTATGACAATGAATGGGGTTACAG CTCACGAGTCATCGACTTGATCTGTCACATGGCCACAGTTACATGA
- the LOC133726703 gene encoding glyceraldehyde-3-phosphate dehydrogenase, cytosolic-like isoform X1, translating to MAKIKIGINGFGRIGRLVARVALQRDDIELVAINDPFLTADHMRYMFKYDSVHGQWKHGELKVKDESTLLFGDKPVKVFDSRSLLTLPDEIPWGDSGAEFVVESSGVYTDRERASHHLRGGAKKVIISAPSDDVPMFVVGVNEKDYTPDLNVVSNASCTTNCLAPLAKVIHDKFGIIEGLMTTVHSITATQKTVDSPLMKDWRGGRAAGHNIIPTSTGAAEGVGKVLPALNGKLTGMAFRVPTVDVSVVDLTVRLEKKATYDEIKNAIKEESEGNLKGILGYMDDDLVSTDFVDNHRSSIFDAKAGIALNDNFVKLVAWYDNEWGYSSRVIDLICHMATVT from the exons ATGGCCAAGATCAAGATTGGCATCAATG GATTCGGAAGGATTGGCCGGTTGGTGGCCAGAGTTGCTCTGCAGAGAGATGACATCGAACTCGTTGCCATTAACGATCCTTTCTTGACTGCTGATCACATG AGATACATGTTTAAGTACGACAGTGTTCATGGGCAGTGGAAGCATGGCGAGCTTAAGGTTAAGGATGAAAGCACACTTCTCTTTGGCGATAAGCCTGTTAAAGTTTTTGATTCTCG TTCTCTACTTACCTTACCTGATGAAATCCCATGGGGCGATTCTGGTGCTGAATTTGTCGTTGAGTCCTCCGGAGTTTACACAGATCGGGAGAGAGCATCTCACCACCTGAGG GGTGGTGCAAAGAAAGTTATCATTTCTGCCCCAAGTGATGATGTTCCCATGTTTGTTGTGGGTGTTAATGAGAAGGACTACACTCCAGATCTTAACGTTGTTTCAAATGCAAGCTGCACTACTAACTGTCTTGCTCCACTGGCAAAG GTTATCCACGATAAATTTGGTATCATAGAGGGTCTTATGACCACTGTCCATTCTATTACtg CTACTCAAAAGACTGTTGATAGTCCACTAATGAAAGACTGGAGAGGTGGTAGAGCTGCTGGCCATAACATCATTCCCACTAGTACTGGAGCTGCTGAG GGTGTTGGTAAAGTGCTGCCGGCACTAAATGGGAAGTTGACAGGAATGGCCTTCAGGGTTCCCACTGTTGATGTTTCCGTGGTTGACCTCACAGTGAGACTTGAGAAGAAGGCTACTTATGATGAGATTAAAAATGCTATCAA GGAAGAATCTGAGGGTAACCTAAAGGGAATCCTCGGATATATGGACGATGATTTAGTGTCCACTGACTTTGTGGATAACCACAG GTCAAGCATTTTCGATGCCAAGGCTGGAATTGCTTTGAACGACAACTTTGTGAAGCTTGTCGCGTGGTATGACAATGAATGGGGTTACAG CTCACGAGTCATCGACTTGATCTGTCACATGGCCACAGTTACATGA
- the LOC133726706 gene encoding lysine histidine transporter 1-like, with product MGTQTQNGADKTYDQTEMDEKLAREKAINDWLPITSSRNAKWWYSAFHNVTAMVGAGVLGLPYAMAELGWGPGIAILVLSWVITLYTLWQMVEMHEMVPGKRFDRYHELGQHAFGEKLGLYIVVPQQLIVEVGVCIVYMVTGGRSLQKVHDTVCSDCKKIKLTYFIMIFASVHFVLSHLPNFNSISGVSLAAAVMSLSYSTIAWTAALDKGVVENVDYSYKAKTTTGNFFNFLAALGEVAFAYAGHNVVLEIQATIPSTPEKPSKVPMWKGVIVAYIIVALCYFPVALVGYYIYGNSVEDNILVSLERPKWLIAMANMFVVIHVIGSYQIYAMPVFDMMETVLVKKLNFRPSFMLRFVTRTLYVAITMFVGITFPFFSGLLGFFGGFAFAPTTYFLPCVMWLAIYKPKRFGLSWWCNYICIFFGVLLMVLSPIGGLRSIIVQAKTYKFYS from the exons ATGGGAACTCAAACTCAGAACGGTGCCGATAAAACTTACGACCAGACAGAG ATGGATGAAAAATTAGCCAGGGAAAAGGCAATTAATGATTGGCTTCCAATTACTTCTTCGAGGAATGCAAAATGGTGGTATTCGGCTTTTCACAATGTTACGGCCATGGTTGGAGCTGGTGTTCTCGGTCTCCCTTATGCCATGGCAGAGCTTGGATG GGGTCCTGGTATAGCTATCTTGGTCCTTTCATGGGTCATCACGTTATACACACTATGGCAAATGGTTGAGATGCATGAGATGGTTCCAGGGAAACGTTTTGATCGTTACCACGAATTGGGTCAGCATGCATTTGGTGAAAAACTTGGTCTTTACATTGTGGTGCCTCAGCAACTCATTGTTGAAGTTGGTGTTTGCATTGTGTACATGGTCACCGGAGGAAGATCGCTGCAGAAGGTCCATGACACTGTGTGCTCAGACTGCAAAAAGATCAAATTGACTTACTTCATCATGATCTTTGCCTCAGTTCACTTTGTGCTTTCCCACCTTCCCAACTTCAACTCCATCTCCGGCGTGTCTTTGGCCGCAGCTGTCATGTCCTTGAG TTACTCTACCATAGCATGGACTGCTGCGCTAGACAAGGGTGTGGTAGAAAATGTCGATTATAGTTACAAAGCCAAGACTACTACAGGAAATTTTTTCAACTTCTTAGCTGCATTGGGTGAAGTGGCTTTTGCGTATGCTGGCCATAATGTGGTCCTCGAAATCCAAGCAACAATTCCTTCTACACCTGAGAAGCCTTCCAAGGTACCTATGTGGAAAGGAGTCATTGTTGCCTACATAATTGTGGCTTTGTGCTACTTCCCAGTTGCTCTAGTAGGATATTACATATATGGAAATTCAGTTGAAGACAACATCCTCGTCTCATTGGAAAGACCCAAATGGCTAATTGCAATGGCCAACATGTTTGTTGTCATCCATGTTATTGGAAGCTATCAG ATTTATGCAATGCCAGTGTTTGACATGATGGAAACTGTACTGGTAAAGAAGTTGAATTTCAGGCCAAGTTTTATGCTTCGCTTCGTTACACGAACTTTATATGTTG CAATTACCATGTTTGTCGGAATCACATTCCCTTTCTTCAGTGGTCTCCTTGGATTTTTCGGAGGATTTGCTTTTGCCCCAACAACATATTTT CTCCCTTGTGTAATGTGGCTTGCCATCTACAAACCAAAGAGATTCGGCTTATCCTGGTGGTGCAACTAT ATCTGCATCTTCTTTGGTGTTCTTTTGATGGTTCtatcaccaattggagggctgAGATCAATCATAGTTCAAGCCAAGACCTACAAATTCTACTCATAA